A genomic window from Massilia sp. METH4 includes:
- a CDS encoding phage baseplate assembly protein V has translation MPDLTERIVESLVERAGTSYFGKYRGVVTNVDDPENQCRIRATVPAVLADKETGWALPAVPFAGDGHGMVMLPEVGAGVWIEFEAGQLDSPIWSGTWWASGQRPDPQGAAVRVLVSVHGHKVVLDDAADELVITHGGGPEIKLTSSAVEITCGACKLVIGQQDISLNNGLIKVGLAGVSLVNGAMSFGVPP, from the coding sequence ATGCCTGACCTGACCGAACGCATCGTCGAGAGCCTGGTCGAACGGGCCGGTACCAGCTACTTCGGCAAATACCGCGGCGTCGTCACGAACGTGGACGACCCGGAAAACCAGTGCCGCATCCGCGCCACGGTGCCGGCCGTGCTGGCCGACAAGGAAACCGGCTGGGCGCTACCCGCCGTGCCGTTCGCCGGCGACGGGCACGGCATGGTGATGCTGCCCGAGGTCGGCGCCGGCGTGTGGATCGAATTCGAGGCGGGCCAGCTGGACAGCCCGATCTGGTCCGGCACCTGGTGGGCCAGCGGCCAGCGCCCCGACCCGCAGGGCGCGGCCGTGCGCGTGCTGGTGTCCGTGCACGGCCACAAGGTGGTGCTGGACGACGCGGCCGACGAACTGGTGATCACGCACGGCGGCGGCCCGGAGATCAAGCTCACGTCCAGCGCCGTCGAGATCACCTGCGGCGCCTGCAAGCTCGTGATCGGCCAGCAGGACATCTCGCTGAACAATGGCCTGATCAAGGTGGGGCTGGCGGGCGTGAGCCTCGTCAACGGCGCGATGTCGTTTGGAGTGCCGCCATGA
- a CDS encoding GPW/gp25 family protein — translation MATTLSSGRHLAFPFHIGTDGRTAAPPHDDAHVREEVLQLLLTSPAERLFLPEFGGGVRRLVFEPASETLRGVVKARITDALTRWLGHRLTVELVEVAWNDAGATLEVTVKYVPAGGADARILRFQRTST, via the coding sequence ATGGCCACCACGCTCTCCAGCGGCCGCCACCTCGCCTTCCCGTTCCACATCGGTACGGACGGGCGTACCGCCGCGCCGCCGCACGACGATGCGCACGTGCGCGAGGAAGTGCTGCAACTGCTGCTCACCAGCCCGGCCGAACGGCTGTTCCTGCCCGAGTTCGGCGGCGGCGTGCGGCGGCTGGTATTCGAGCCGGCCTCCGAGACGCTGCGCGGCGTGGTCAAGGCGCGCATCACCGATGCGCTGACGCGCTGGCTGGGCCACCGGCTGACCGTGGAACTGGTGGAGGTGGCATGGAACGATGCCGGCGCCACCCTCGAGGTCACCGTCAAGTACGTGCCGGCCGGCGGTGCCGACGCGCGCATCCTGCGCTTCCAGCGCACTTCCACCTAG
- a CDS encoding sigma-54 dependent transcriptional regulator, producing the protein MLLSEPYPQPELPRDFVGSSPVFLEALALIRRFAPSRAPLLITGESGTGKELAALAAHALSERRGGPFIPVNCGALPDTLVESEFFGHAKGAFTDAIRARQGLVRDSEGGTLFLDEIEALSPRGQVSLLRFLQDASFRSLGEEQRRHGNARVVAASNVDLRELADRGVFRADLLFRLDVLSIRMPPLRERPDDLGPLAAHLLAKAAQREGGKPKRLAQAASDLLPSHPWPGNVRELEHVLLRAHLLSTGPRIEADDLRRCCAALGSAPDGGAPVDIGVLRREKQFAVREVERRFVERALAQANGNISEAARLCKMERATLSRLAKKYRAGAPLPA; encoded by the coding sequence ATGCTGCTGTCCGAACCGTATCCGCAGCCGGAACTGCCCCGCGACTTCGTCGGTTCTTCGCCCGTGTTCCTGGAGGCGCTCGCCTTGATCCGCCGCTTTGCCCCCTCGCGCGCGCCGCTCCTGATCACCGGCGAGAGCGGCACCGGCAAGGAACTGGCCGCGCTTGCCGCGCACGCGCTGAGCGAGCGCCGCGGCGGACCGTTCATCCCCGTCAATTGCGGCGCGCTGCCCGACACACTGGTCGAAAGCGAGTTCTTCGGCCACGCCAAGGGCGCCTTCACCGATGCGATTCGCGCCCGGCAGGGCCTGGTGCGCGATTCCGAAGGCGGCACGCTGTTCCTGGACGAGATCGAGGCCCTGTCGCCGCGCGGCCAGGTCAGCCTGCTGCGCTTCCTGCAGGATGCCTCGTTCCGCTCGCTGGGCGAGGAACAGCGGCGTCACGGCAATGCGCGCGTGGTGGCGGCCTCGAACGTGGATCTCCGCGAGCTGGCCGACCGCGGCGTATTCCGTGCCGACCTGCTGTTCCGGCTCGACGTGCTGTCGATCCGCATGCCGCCATTGCGCGAGCGTCCGGACGACCTGGGTCCGCTGGCCGCCCACCTGCTCGCCAAGGCGGCGCAGCGCGAGGGAGGCAAGCCGAAGCGGCTGGCGCAGGCGGCCAGCGACCTGCTGCCCAGCCACCCCTGGCCCGGCAATGTGCGCGAGCTGGAGCACGTGCTGTTGCGCGCCCACCTGCTGAGCACCGGCCCGCGCATCGAAGCGGACGACCTGCGCCGCTGCTGTGCCGCACTGGGCAGCGCGCCGGACGGCGGGGCGCCGGTCGATATCGGGGTGTTGCGGCGAGAGAAGCAGTTTGCCGTGCGCGAGGTGGAGCGGCGCTTCGTCGAGCGCGCGTTGGCGCAGGCGAACGGGAATATCAGCGAGGCGGCACGGTTGTGCAAGATGGAACGGGCGACGCTGAGCCGGCTGGCGAAGAAGTATCGGGCTGGTGCGCCGCTGCCAGCGTGA
- a CDS encoding Pvc16 family protein produces MALADSLRAIGAVTRLLQEHLAAAGFLVSVGKPEDAASRNTSAKLNLFLYETAADPHLRNIPLHEGEPPPLWLVLRFLLTAFDADESSDTAAAHELLGSGMATLYRLNYLSLAPPVDVAIRSALEYNPEPLKLTFDESGPDLLSKLMQGNEERYRLSAAFQVRPVMIVPGTPPRASLLVGVDYTTTPETIIGRDGVNIDVLPSLGTVLERVEPDRFEAGTVIRLFGRDFGGDLEVMLGNVMLTLDERRLDHLVVTVEGSPGAPIADGTALSAGETPLLVRRRLDATHTRSSNLLPVRLLPLVTGALLAAGDLELQGVLLGTATDDVIVVMLRAADGVPVHRFDTFDFAADQQTLTVQNATAALPAGSYRAILLVNGQQAKASPLVVVP; encoded by the coding sequence ATGGCGCTCGCCGACTCCCTCCGAGCGATCGGCGCCGTCACCCGGCTGCTCCAGGAGCACCTGGCCGCGGCCGGCTTCCTCGTCTCGGTCGGCAAGCCGGAGGATGCCGCCAGCCGCAACACCAGCGCGAAGCTGAACCTGTTCCTGTACGAGACGGCGGCCGATCCCCACCTGCGCAACATCCCGCTGCACGAAGGCGAACCGCCGCCGCTGTGGCTGGTGCTGCGCTTCCTGCTCACCGCCTTCGATGCCGACGAGAGCAGCGACACGGCCGCCGCCCACGAGCTGCTCGGCAGCGGCATGGCCACGCTGTACCGCCTCAACTACCTGAGCCTGGCGCCGCCGGTGGACGTGGCGATCCGCAGCGCGCTGGAATACAACCCCGAACCGCTGAAGCTGACGTTCGACGAGTCGGGCCCCGACCTGCTGTCGAAGCTCATGCAGGGCAACGAGGAACGCTACCGCCTGTCGGCCGCGTTCCAGGTGCGGCCCGTGATGATCGTGCCGGGCACGCCGCCGCGCGCCTCCCTGCTGGTCGGGGTCGACTACACGACCACGCCGGAAACCATCATCGGCCGGGACGGCGTGAACATCGACGTGCTGCCGTCGCTGGGCACGGTGCTCGAACGCGTGGAGCCCGACCGCTTCGAGGCCGGCACCGTGATCCGGCTGTTCGGCCGCGACTTCGGCGGCGACCTGGAAGTCATGCTGGGCAATGTGATGCTGACCCTGGACGAACGCCGCCTCGACCACCTGGTGGTCACCGTCGAGGGCAGTCCCGGCGCGCCGATCGCGGACGGCACTGCGCTGTCGGCCGGCGAAACGCCCCTGCTGGTGCGCCGCCGCCTGGACGCCACCCACACGCGCTCCAGCAACCTGCTGCCGGTCCGGCTGCTGCCTCTTGTTACTGGCGCACTGCTGGCAGCCGGCGACCTGGAATTGCAGGGCGTGTTGCTCGGCACGGCGACGGACGACGTGATCGTCGTCATGCTGCGCGCCGCCGACGGCGTACCGGTGCACCGCTTCGATACGTTCGATTTCGCCGCGGACCAGCAAACGCTGACCGTCCAGAACGCGACGGCGGCGCTGCCGGCCGGCAGCTACCGCGCCATCCTGCTGGTCAACGGCCAGCAGGCCAAGGCCAGTCCCCTGGTGGTGGTGCCATGA
- a CDS encoding phage tail sheath C-terminal domain-containing protein, with amino-acid sequence MPSTLTYPGVYIEERPSGVRTITGVATSIAGFVDNFSRGPLNEAVQCLGYADFEREFGGIDRQSAASYGIKQFFQNGGAECWVVRVATLDDAAPANNAIEARALINDEPAGAGDDMFRVLAGRRLRGQPAADPGTWGNNVRLDVDYDTAAPTETFNLTVSEVVVENGRPRVARTETFRNLTMDAAAPNYAIPTVNETSRIVQLDRRNLAGTADLPALPVVAPFPRPAVTGTLGDLLPLPPVIPASGATFDVTVADDTDPPVARPTRTATLTYPGPAPTTYAALRPFIEAAIRGLADPGVVTAEPERSALAGATVRLLGNGTAASPFRYVVQGGRGSPAWLPGTTIDVEGPAAADMGFPAAVAPNVQQYQLEGGLDGILPVDDAALIGSSAAKTGFHALDDVDLVNILCIPRAAELAGTAMRAVYDQAAAYMASRRGFLLIDIPETTATLDAMQTWMMENDSLRSRDAAVYFPRTFVPDPANGNRLRSIGASGTIAGLYARTDATRGVWKAPAGTDARLENVQALAYVLTDLQNGALNPLGVNCLRTFPGYSHISWGARTLDGADSLASEWKYIPIRRLALFIEESLFRGTKWVVFEPNDEPLWAQVRLNVGVFMNNLFRQGAFQGLTPQQAYFVKCDKETTTQADRNLGIVNIVVGFAPLKPAEFVVITIQQIAGDLQ; translated from the coding sequence ATGCCCAGCACCCTCACCTACCCCGGCGTCTACATCGAGGAACGGCCCAGCGGCGTTCGCACCATCACGGGCGTGGCCACGTCGATCGCCGGCTTCGTCGACAACTTCTCGCGCGGCCCGCTGAACGAGGCCGTCCAGTGCCTCGGCTATGCCGACTTCGAACGCGAGTTCGGCGGGATCGACCGCCAGAGCGCGGCCAGCTACGGCATCAAGCAGTTCTTCCAGAACGGCGGCGCCGAGTGCTGGGTGGTGCGGGTCGCCACGCTGGACGACGCCGCGCCGGCGAACAATGCCATCGAGGCGCGCGCCCTGATCAACGACGAACCCGCCGGGGCGGGCGACGACATGTTCCGCGTGCTTGCCGGGCGCCGGCTGCGTGGCCAGCCCGCCGCGGATCCCGGCACCTGGGGCAACAACGTGCGGCTCGACGTCGACTACGACACGGCCGCGCCGACCGAGACATTCAACCTGACCGTCAGCGAGGTGGTGGTCGAGAACGGGCGGCCGCGCGTGGCGCGCACCGAGACTTTCCGCAACCTGACGATGGACGCGGCGGCGCCCAACTACGCGATCCCCACCGTCAACGAAACGTCGCGCATCGTCCAGCTGGACCGGCGCAATCTGGCCGGCACGGCCGACCTGCCGGCCCTGCCCGTTGTCGCGCCCTTCCCCCGCCCGGCCGTGACCGGCACGCTGGGCGACCTGCTGCCGCTGCCGCCCGTGATCCCCGCCAGCGGCGCGACCTTCGACGTTACCGTGGCCGACGATACCGATCCGCCCGTCGCGCGGCCGACCCGCACCGCGACCCTGACCTATCCCGGCCCCGCGCCCACCACGTATGCCGCGCTACGGCCCTTCATCGAAGCCGCGATCCGCGGGCTCGCCGATCCGGGCGTCGTCACCGCCGAGCCGGAACGCTCGGCGCTGGCCGGCGCCACCGTGCGCCTGCTCGGCAACGGTACCGCCGCCAGCCCGTTCCGCTACGTCGTTCAAGGCGGCCGCGGCAGCCCGGCCTGGCTGCCCGGCACCACCATCGACGTCGAGGGCCCGGCGGCTGCCGACATGGGCTTTCCCGCCGCGGTGGCGCCGAACGTGCAACAGTACCAGCTCGAAGGGGGGCTCGACGGCATCCTTCCGGTGGACGACGCGGCGCTGATCGGCAGCAGCGCGGCCAAGACCGGCTTCCATGCGCTGGACGACGTGGACCTCGTCAACATCCTGTGCATTCCGCGCGCCGCCGAGCTGGCCGGCACCGCGATGCGCGCCGTGTACGACCAGGCCGCCGCCTACATGGCCAGCCGGCGCGGATTCCTGCTCATCGACATTCCCGAGACCACCGCCACGCTCGATGCGATGCAGACGTGGATGATGGAGAACGATTCCTTGCGCAGCCGCGACGCGGCCGTGTACTTCCCGCGCACCTTCGTGCCCGACCCGGCGAACGGCAACCGGCTGCGCAGCATCGGCGCCAGCGGCACCATCGCCGGGCTGTATGCGCGCACCGACGCCACGCGCGGCGTGTGGAAGGCACCGGCCGGCACCGATGCGCGGCTGGAGAACGTGCAGGCACTGGCCTACGTGCTCACCGACCTGCAGAACGGCGCGCTCAATCCGCTGGGCGTGAACTGCCTGCGCACCTTCCCCGGCTACAGCCACATCTCGTGGGGCGCGCGCACGCTCGACGGCGCCGACTCCCTGGCCAGCGAATGGAAGTACATCCCGATCCGCCGCCTGGCGCTGTTCATCGAGGAGAGCCTGTTCCGCGGCACGAAATGGGTGGTGTTCGAACCGAACGACGAACCGCTGTGGGCGCAGGTCCGCCTGAACGTGGGCGTGTTCATGAACAACCTGTTCCGCCAGGGCGCTTTCCAGGGCCTCACGCCGCAGCAGGCCTACTTCGTCAAGTGCGACAAGGAGACCACCACGCAGGCCGACCGCAACCTCGGCATCGTCAACATCGTGGTCGGGTTCGCGCCGCTGAAGCCGGCCGAATTCGTCGTCATCACCATCCAGCAGATCGCCGGCGATCTGCAGTAA
- a CDS encoding ATP-binding protein translates to MTTPPPAAVPFPDRLADPAGFLPGVAGGDPLAAYWLAQVTLRLRREVCWLWRERAQQGAGDASGALPPPVDRALPSLDLLRYEHERQAFQRDDATARHLGERIAALPPAASDDPPRGSFGWVARTLALEPVECFVLAVALLPAVDSAAGPVIASCLNEPARTAPTLGLAQRLWDAPDALVRCFDPAHSLLRHGLLAWAPAGIVDWQAPLAVPPLVARELLFPGGPLPGALEAICAGPLPAALDPAAIARAAATVRQQTRGMRLLPIIGAADAPLAEVAAACAREAGVHAVQPSAALPPEQLPQALAAAWLRGHAVYLPAATLSTLPMEHGGPEGMLRPPPLPGLPLAVFVGAASRGALRGLGTTLPALVVPPLSYPERLAAWRQALPDGDAMLPELARRFRYERSAIGRVGAELANLGRPPEPAEMLAAARADLDLGTLAQPVLPRFRLADLMLPAPQARQVEEIIAAMRALTRVHYDWGTARAWNEAGLAALFAGPPGTGKTMAAEAIAAELALPLYRIDLSQVVDKYIGETEKNLRRLFDAADAADVILFFDEADALFGKRTEVRDAHDRYANLEISYLLERMERFKGMALLATNRKKDVDEAFLRRLRFVVEFPLPEAPVRERIWRGVIPPNVDASGLDFPFLAERFPLAGGHIRAIVFQACLQSAGAQYAQCGVPRLGMDAVVLAVQREYEKLDRANSLNQFGPYAALVAAQRSVR, encoded by the coding sequence ATGACGACCCCGCCGCCGGCCGCCGTGCCGTTTCCCGATCGGCTCGCCGATCCGGCCGGTTTCCTTCCCGGCGTCGCCGGAGGCGACCCGCTGGCGGCCTACTGGCTGGCACAGGTCACGCTGCGGCTGCGCCGCGAAGTCTGCTGGCTGTGGCGCGAGCGCGCGCAACAGGGTGCCGGCGACGCGTCCGGCGCGCTGCCGCCGCCGGTCGACCGCGCGCTACCTTCGCTCGACCTGTTGCGCTACGAACACGAGCGGCAAGCCTTCCAGCGCGACGATGCCACGGCCAGGCACCTCGGCGAGCGTATTGCCGCCCTGCCGCCGGCCGCATCGGACGACCCGCCGCGCGGCTCCTTTGGCTGGGTGGCGCGCACGCTGGCGCTGGAACCGGTCGAATGCTTCGTGCTGGCCGTCGCCCTCTTGCCCGCCGTGGACAGCGCCGCCGGCCCGGTGATCGCCAGCTGCCTGAACGAACCCGCCCGCACCGCACCCACGCTCGGCCTGGCGCAGCGCCTGTGGGATGCCCCCGATGCGCTGGTCCGCTGCTTCGACCCGGCCCACAGCCTGCTGCGCCACGGCCTGCTGGCATGGGCGCCGGCAGGCATCGTCGACTGGCAGGCGCCGCTGGCGGTGCCGCCGCTCGTGGCGCGCGAGCTGCTCTTCCCCGGCGGCCCGCTGCCGGGCGCGCTCGAAGCAATCTGCGCCGGCCCCTTGCCCGCTGCGCTCGACCCTGCCGCGATCGCGCGGGCGGCCGCCACGGTGCGCCAGCAGACCCGGGGCATGCGCCTGCTGCCCATCATCGGCGCGGCCGATGCCCCACTGGCCGAGGTGGCCGCCGCTTGCGCGCGGGAAGCTGGCGTCCACGCCGTACAGCCGAGCGCCGCGCTGCCGCCCGAACAATTGCCGCAGGCACTGGCGGCAGCCTGGCTGCGCGGCCACGCCGTCTACCTGCCGGCGGCCACCCTGTCCACGCTGCCGATGGAGCACGGCGGCCCGGAAGGGATGCTGCGCCCGCCACCGCTGCCCGGCCTGCCGTTGGCGGTCTTCGTGGGCGCTGCCAGCCGGGGCGCGCTGCGCGGCCTCGGCACGACCCTGCCGGCGCTGGTGGTGCCGCCGCTTTCCTATCCGGAGCGGCTGGCCGCCTGGCGGCAGGCCCTGCCCGACGGCGATGCGATGCTGCCCGAGCTGGCGCGCCGCTTCCGCTACGAGCGCTCGGCCATCGGCCGGGTCGGCGCCGAGCTGGCGAACCTGGGCCGCCCGCCCGAACCGGCCGAGATGCTGGCCGCGGCGCGGGCCGACCTCGATCTCGGCACGCTGGCGCAACCCGTGCTGCCCCGCTTCCGGCTCGCCGACCTGATGCTGCCCGCCCCGCAGGCGCGCCAGGTCGAGGAAATCATCGCCGCGATGCGCGCGCTCACCCGCGTGCACTACGACTGGGGCACGGCCCGCGCCTGGAACGAGGCGGGCCTGGCGGCGCTGTTCGCCGGGCCGCCGGGCACCGGCAAGACGATGGCGGCCGAAGCGATCGCGGCGGAACTCGCGCTGCCGCTGTACCGCATCGACCTGTCGCAGGTGGTGGACAAGTACATCGGCGAAACCGAGAAAAACCTGCGCCGGCTGTTCGACGCGGCCGACGCGGCGGACGTGATCCTGTTCTTCGACGAGGCCGATGCGCTGTTCGGCAAGCGCACCGAGGTGCGCGACGCGCACGACCGCTACGCCAACCTCGAGATCAGCTACCTGCTGGAGCGGATGGAGCGCTTCAAGGGCATGGCCCTGCTGGCCACCAACCGCAAGAAGGACGTCGACGAAGCCTTCCTGCGCCGGCTGCGCTTCGTGGTCGAATTCCCGCTGCCGGAAGCGCCGGTGCGCGAACGCATCTGGCGCGGGGTCATTCCGCCCAATGTCGATGCGAGCGGCCTCGATTTCCCCTTCCTCGCCGAGCGCTTCCCGCTGGCGGGCGGCCATATCCGCGCCATCGTCTTCCAGGCTTGCCTGCAGAGCGCCGGCGCGCAGTACGCGCAGTGTGGCGTGCCGCGGCTGGGCATGGACGCGGTCGTCCTGGCGGTCCAGCGCGAATACGAGAAACTGGACCGTGCCAACAGCCTGAACCAATTCGGGCCCTATGCCGCCCTGGTGGCGGCGCAAAGGAGCGTGCGATGA
- a CDS encoding phage tail protein, whose protein sequence is MAQFAVNTHRFDPYKNFKFRVKWDGRYVAGVSKVGALKRSTEVVEHREGGDPSTSRKSPGRTKYEAITLERGVTHDPEFEDWANKVWHVGAGLGAEISLKDFRKDLILEVYNETGQVVLAYRIYRCWVSEFQAMPDLDANANAIAIQTLKLENEGWERDLAVVEPAEPTLS, encoded by the coding sequence ATGGCCCAGTTCGCAGTCAACACGCACCGCTTCGATCCGTACAAGAACTTCAAGTTCCGCGTCAAATGGGATGGCCGCTACGTGGCCGGCGTCAGCAAGGTCGGCGCGCTCAAGCGCAGCACCGAGGTGGTGGAACACCGCGAAGGCGGCGACCCGTCCACCTCGCGCAAGTCGCCGGGGCGCACCAAGTACGAGGCGATCACCCTGGAGCGCGGCGTCACGCACGATCCCGAATTCGAGGATTGGGCCAACAAGGTGTGGCACGTGGGCGCCGGCCTGGGCGCCGAGATCAGCCTGAAGGACTTCCGCAAGGACCTGATCCTGGAGGTGTACAACGAAACGGGCCAGGTGGTGCTGGCCTACAGGATCTACCGCTGCTGGGTGTCCGAATTCCAGGCCATGCCGGATCTGGACGCCAACGCCAATGCCATCGCCATCCAGACGCTGAAGCTGGAAAACGAGGGCTGGGAACGCGACCTCGCCGTCGTCGAACCGGCCGAACCGACGCTGTCGTGA
- a CDS encoding baseplate J/gp47 family protein, whose protein sequence is MAAIVHPDHAADRADVLASHGLDGMQLVLVALPPGPNPPHADLELRFYNGVHVAAILADIGGDPARARQVFRIRGGSRIVAGSAQGQVQVTAVAALDATRLALRVAPVGDYSTYTLELVWDASRIDPFFSTIGFRFRPGCFTNDCAPGPTGRPQVPSPAIDYLAKDYDSFRHTLMVAMAARVPGWGSTSEADHDQVLIDLFAAAADELSDFQDRVMNEAYLGTARKRVSLARHARLMDYHLHEGNQASTWLALDIAAGQAPFTLAGQEVVAWTGGTAAHEGSVFFATRQRRLAAGERRRLDPLLNRLRLHTWRDARPALAAGSTSADIVPLAGLAAQADADALRDLVRNGLWREMLVAEVLNPWTGRIPGHRRDHRQLLRLMPGVDVARGAAESVFDPVTSTWLVRVHWRPEDALRFDYSFTTFCPGPPPATVADVSLFYGNLVMAYEGRRMEAHFHEAGTVLPTDGDTVRHRHYARMDRFGTGLDWTLAALPDTEPLAYLAPPPAQVPDRAPDGEVPARSTLWVEVETPDGVRDPWDEVESLVHSDDSAENGDHYMVETDEARRSVLRFGNGSNGRALPAGAVIHAEYQAGGGHAGNIGADQLVHVGALTGPLTGAVEAATNPFDVTDGRDPEPFERIRRNAPEAFRARQLRAVTLADYVRRAEEATGVARAVARYAWTGSWRTVRIAIDPAGFTVAGDALSGALWEELYPRVASHLEAVRLIGEDLELRPPRYVALDIVIALWVDDAYWREDLRLVLEQEFSDGWATDGRRGFFHPDEWTFGQALHRSAIAGRIDRIAGIRHIKGIAMKRFAAPALSNSAPPNIELLEMAFDEVVLLANDPDHLERGRLRFELDGGRA, encoded by the coding sequence ATGGCCGCCATCGTCCACCCCGACCATGCCGCCGACCGCGCGGACGTGCTGGCCAGCCATGGGCTGGACGGCATGCAACTGGTGCTGGTGGCGCTGCCGCCGGGGCCGAACCCGCCGCATGCCGACCTGGAGCTGCGGTTCTACAACGGCGTGCATGTCGCCGCGATCCTGGCCGACATCGGCGGCGATCCGGCGCGGGCGCGGCAGGTGTTCCGCATCCGTGGCGGCAGCCGCATCGTGGCCGGCAGCGCCCAGGGCCAGGTGCAAGTGACCGCCGTGGCCGCGCTCGACGCCACGCGGCTGGCGCTGCGCGTGGCCCCCGTGGGCGACTATTCGACCTACACGCTGGAACTGGTGTGGGATGCCAGCCGCATCGATCCCTTCTTCAGCACGATAGGATTCCGCTTCCGGCCTGGCTGCTTCACCAACGATTGCGCCCCCGGCCCGACGGGCCGCCCGCAGGTGCCGAGCCCCGCGATCGATTACCTCGCCAAGGACTACGATTCCTTCCGCCACACGCTGATGGTCGCGATGGCCGCGCGCGTGCCCGGCTGGGGCAGCACGAGCGAGGCGGACCACGACCAGGTCCTGATCGACCTGTTCGCCGCCGCGGCCGACGAGCTGTCCGATTTCCAGGACCGCGTGATGAACGAGGCCTACCTCGGCACGGCGCGCAAGCGCGTGTCGCTGGCCCGGCATGCGCGGCTGATGGATTACCACCTGCACGAAGGGAACCAGGCCAGTACCTGGCTGGCGCTCGACATCGCCGCCGGCCAGGCGCCGTTTACGCTGGCCGGCCAGGAAGTGGTGGCCTGGACCGGCGGCACGGCGGCCCACGAGGGCAGCGTGTTCTTCGCCACGCGCCAGCGCCGCCTGGCCGCCGGAGAGCGCCGGCGCCTCGACCCGCTGCTGAACCGGCTGCGCCTGCACACCTGGCGCGACGCCCGGCCGGCGCTGGCCGCCGGCAGCACGAGCGCCGACATCGTGCCGCTGGCCGGCCTGGCCGCGCAGGCCGACGCCGATGCGCTGCGCGACCTGGTACGGAACGGCCTGTGGCGCGAAATGCTGGTGGCCGAGGTGCTCAACCCCTGGACCGGCCGGATTCCCGGCCATCGGCGCGATCATCGCCAGTTGCTGCGCCTGATGCCCGGCGTCGACGTGGCGCGCGGCGCCGCGGAATCGGTGTTCGACCCGGTCACCAGCACATGGCTGGTACGGGTGCACTGGCGGCCCGAGGATGCGCTGCGCTTCGACTACAGCTTCACCACGTTCTGCCCCGGCCCGCCGCCGGCCACCGTCGCCGACGTGTCGCTGTTCTACGGGAACCTCGTCATGGCGTACGAAGGCCGGCGCATGGAAGCGCACTTTCACGAAGCCGGTACGGTACTGCCCACCGACGGCGACACGGTGCGGCACCGCCATTACGCCCGCATGGACCGCTTCGGCACCGGCCTGGACTGGACGCTGGCCGCCCTGCCCGACACCGAACCCCTCGCTTACCTGGCGCCGCCACCCGCGCAGGTACCCGATCGCGCGCCGGACGGCGAAGTCCCCGCCCGCTCCACGCTATGGGTCGAGGTGGAAACGCCGGACGGCGTGCGCGACCCGTGGGACGAGGTGGAAAGCCTCGTGCACAGCGACGACTCGGCCGAGAACGGCGATCACTACATGGTGGAGACCGACGAAGCGCGGCGCAGCGTGCTGCGCTTCGGGAACGGCAGCAACGGCCGCGCCCTGCCGGCCGGTGCGGTCATACACGCCGAATACCAGGCCGGCGGGGGCCACGCCGGCAATATCGGCGCCGACCAGCTGGTGCACGTGGGCGCGCTCACCGGGCCCTTGACCGGCGCCGTGGAAGCGGCCACCAATCCATTCGACGTGACAGACGGCCGCGATCCCGAGCCGTTCGAGCGCATCCGCCGCAACGCGCCCGAAGCGTTCCGGGCGCGCCAGCTGCGCGCCGTGACGCTGGCCGACTATGTGCGCCGTGCCGAGGAAGCGACCGGCGTGGCCCGCGCGGTGGCGCGCTACGCGTGGACCGGCAGCTGGCGCACCGTGCGCATCGCCATCGACCCGGCCGGCTTCACGGTGGCGGGCGATGCCCTGTCCGGCGCGCTGTGGGAAGAGCTGTACCCGCGCGTCGCCAGCCACCTGGAGGCGGTGCGGCTGATCGGCGAAGACCTGGAACTGCGCCCACCCCGCTATGTCGCGCTGGACATCGTGATCGCACTGTGGGTGGATGACGCCTACTGGCGCGAAGACCTGCGGCTCGTGCTGGAACAGGAATTCTCCGACGGCTGGGCGACCGATGGGCGGCGCGGCTTCTTCCACCCCGACGAATGGACGTTCGGCCAGGCCCTGCACCGCAGCGCCATCGCCGGGCGCATCGACCGCATCGCCGGCATCCGCCACATCAAGGGCATCGCCATGAAACGCTTTGCCGCGCCCGCTTTGTCCAACTCGGCGCCGCCCAACATCGAACTGCTCGAGATGGCATTCGATGAAGTCGTTCTGCTGGCGAACGATCCGGACCACCTGGAGCGCGGCCGCCTGCGCTTCGAACTCGATGGCGGGAGGGCATGA